A region of Dethiosulfovibrio russensis DNA encodes the following proteins:
- the yedF gene encoding sulfurtransferase-like selenium metabolism protein YedF, which yields MQTVDARGKMCPQPVIMTKKAIEAGASEIKVIVDNAIAGQNVTRLLKSKGFEVVLEAENDLDIAVTGIRGDGPSEGEDGTSPSEDTRGGSNGPSGDSKAIAVIITKDILGGADRDLGEILIKGFLGTLHQLDDELIPETLAFMNEGVRLALKDSSTCESIIELEKKGCRILVCGTCVNHFGIADQVGVGEISNMFDISEAMLKADSILSL from the coding sequence ATGCAAACAGTGGATGCCAGGGGAAAGATGTGCCCTCAGCCTGTGATAATGACGAAGAAAGCCATAGAGGCGGGGGCCTCGGAGATCAAGGTGATAGTGGACAACGCCATCGCCGGACAGAACGTCACGAGACTGCTCAAAAGCAAGGGGTTCGAGGTGGTCCTGGAGGCGGAAAACGACCTGGATATAGCTGTCACGGGAATCAGGGGAGACGGCCCTTCCGAGGGAGAAGATGGAACTAGCCCGTCCGAAGACACCCGAGGGGGAAGTAACGGACCATCCGGCGACAGCAAAGCCATAGCCGTCATCATCACCAAAGACATCCTTGGAGGAGCCGATAGAGATCTGGGAGAGATCCTTATAAAAGGCTTTCTAGGAACCCTTCATCAACTGGACGACGAACTTATACCGGAGACCCTGGCCTTCATGAACGAGGGAGTCAGACTGGCCCTCAAGGACAGTTCGACCTGCGAAAGCATCATCGAACTGGAGAAGAAGGGATGCAGAATCTTGGTCTGCGGAACCTGCGTAAACCACTTCGGCATAGCCGATCAGGTAGGAGTCGGAGAGATATCCAACATGTTCGATATCTCCGAGGCCATGCTAAAGGCCGATTCCATACTCTCGCTGTAA
- the selA gene encoding L-seryl-tRNA(Sec) selenium transferase, which translates to MADRDIQGLLRGIPAMEKVLNDERTSRYLEYLDREGLKELCSSILNDMRVEILSGKRKQFKDEDLFSLLDDRVESMSAPSLRSVVNGTGVVVHTNLGRSCLSPEAVSAVSEVAGRYNTLEYDLEAGERGQRNSHVEWLLCKLTGAEAAVVVNNNAGAVLLCLAALSAGRSAVVSRGELVEIGGSFRIPDIMTFSGTRLVEVGTTNRTHLRDYEKAIDEDTAMVMKVHPSNFRVVGFHKEVSREDLAALARDKGVIFMEDLGSGILIDPGKLGLSGEPTVGDCIDAGVDLVTFSGDKLLGGPQIGAVVGKKKLVDSIRTYPLLRALRCDKMTLAALEATLRLYLRGSWNEIPTLAMLSLDGDAIKERCRSLMEALEPVLEGAHMEVVAVDDAVGGGAFPATAVPGFALSISLPDLSSGTIQERLRSCDEPAVVGARDGRILIHGRTLMEGDLDRLVRAFTSILEEESR; encoded by the coding sequence ATGGCGGACAGAGATATACAGGGACTTCTTCGTGGAATTCCCGCGATGGAGAAGGTTTTGAACGACGAGAGAACCTCTAGGTATCTCGAATATCTGGATAGAGAGGGACTGAAGGAGCTGTGTTCCTCCATATTGAACGATATGAGAGTCGAGATCCTGTCCGGAAAGAGAAAGCAATTTAAAGACGAGGATCTGTTTTCTTTATTGGATGACAGGGTCGAATCCATGTCCGCACCCAGCCTGAGATCGGTGGTGAACGGTACCGGAGTAGTGGTCCATACGAACCTTGGAAGGTCCTGCCTGTCGCCGGAGGCTGTAAGTGCGGTTTCCGAGGTCGCAGGTAGGTATAACACGCTGGAGTACGACCTGGAGGCGGGGGAAAGAGGTCAGAGGAACAGTCACGTGGAGTGGCTCCTCTGCAAGCTTACCGGAGCGGAGGCCGCCGTAGTAGTCAACAACAACGCCGGAGCCGTTCTTCTCTGCCTCGCCGCTCTCTCCGCCGGTCGATCGGCCGTGGTCTCCAGAGGGGAGCTGGTGGAGATAGGAGGTTCCTTCCGGATACCCGACATAATGACCTTTTCCGGAACCAGGCTGGTCGAGGTGGGAACCACGAACCGGACCCACCTGAGGGATTACGAAAAGGCGATCGACGAGGATACTGCAATGGTTATGAAGGTCCACCCTTCCAATTTCAGGGTGGTGGGATTCCACAAGGAGGTATCTAGAGAGGACCTGGCTGCCCTCGCTAGGGATAAGGGTGTTATCTTCATGGAGGATCTCGGCAGCGGTATATTGATCGATCCAGGCAAGCTGGGGCTCTCGGGAGAGCCCACTGTCGGCGACTGTATCGATGCCGGAGTCGATCTGGTCACTTTTTCCGGAGATAAACTTTTGGGGGGACCTCAGATAGGGGCCGTGGTTGGAAAGAAAAAGCTGGTGGACTCGATTCGGACCTATCCTCTCCTAAGAGCTCTCAGGTGCGATAAGATGACTTTGGCAGCTCTCGAGGCCACCTTGAGGCTGTATCTCAGAGGAAGTTGGAACGAGATACCTACCTTGGCCATGCTCTCTCTCGACGGAGATGCGATAAAAGAGAGATGTCGATCTCTCATGGAGGCTCTGGAACCGGTTCTCGAAGGGGCCCATATGGAGGTCGTAGCGGTGGACGACGCAGTCGGAGGAGGGGCCTTCCCTGCCACGGCTGTTCCCGGATTTGCTCTATCCATATCCTTGCCCGATCTGAGCTCCGGAACTATTCAGGAAAGGCTCAGGTCCTGCGACGAACCTGCGGTGGTCGGGGCTAGAGACGGTAGGATCTTGATCCACGGCAGGACCCTGATGGAGGGAGACCTGGACCGATTGGTTCGAGCTTTTACGTCTATCCTGGAGGAGGAGTCGAGATGA
- the speD gene encoding adenosylmethionine decarboxylase encodes MTEDRIKLYGFNNLTKSLCFNLYDICYAQSLVERKEYIKYIDDEYSADRLTAILSDVADIIGATILNVAKQDYEPQGASVTMLIAEEPVPPELRGSESEREQSAAPGPLPNTVIGHLDKSHITVHTYPEQHPDNGISTFRADIDVSTCGRISPLRALNYLIHRFNPDIACIDYRVRGFTRDIDGNKYFIDHDINSIQDFISKDTINRYNMYDVNVYQENLFCTRMTLRDFDLDDYLFHISADDIRPSKKKIIMDKIKTEMAEIFSGRNLKSFN; translated from the coding sequence ATGACGGAAGATAGAATAAAGCTGTATGGTTTCAACAATCTTACCAAGAGCCTGTGTTTTAACCTGTACGATATATGCTATGCCCAAAGTCTGGTGGAGCGTAAGGAGTACATAAAGTATATCGACGACGAGTATTCCGCCGATAGGCTCACCGCCATCCTGAGCGACGTGGCGGATATTATAGGGGCAACCATCTTGAACGTGGCCAAACAGGACTACGAGCCTCAGGGCGCCAGCGTCACGATGCTGATAGCGGAGGAACCCGTTCCTCCGGAGCTCAGAGGTAGCGAGTCGGAGAGAGAGCAGTCCGCTGCGCCGGGGCCTTTGCCCAATACCGTGATAGGTCATCTCGACAAGAGCCACATAACGGTCCATACCTACCCGGAGCAACATCCGGATAACGGCATAAGCACCTTCAGGGCCGATATAGACGTGTCCACCTGTGGAAGGATATCGCCTCTGAGGGCGTTAAATTACCTGATCCACAGGTTCAATCCCGATATCGCCTGTATAGATTATCGTGTAAGAGGGTTCACCAGAGATATAGATGGCAATAAGTACTTCATCGATCACGACATAAACTCCATACAGGACTTTATCTCGAAGGACACCATAAACAGGTATAACATGTACGATGTCAACGTTTACCAGGAAAATCTTTTCTGCACCAGGATGACCCTCAGGGATTTCGACCTGGACGATTATCTGTTTCACATAAGTGCGGACGATATCCGCCCCTCAAAGAAAAAGATAATCATGGACAAGATCAAGACGGAGATGGCGGAGATCTTCTCTGGAAGGAATCTGAAGTCCTTCAACTGA
- a CDS encoding ABC transporter substrate-binding protein/permease (The N-terminal region of this protein, as described by TIGR01726, is a three transmembrane segment that identifies a subfamily of ABC transporter permease subunits, which specificities that include histidine, arginine, glutamine, glutamate, L-cystine (sic), the opines (in Agrobacterium) octopine and nopaline, etc.): MSRLLSVFCAFFFSFLPVTGALASNTMSPGVLTWGGDTEGGAPYMFHHADDIGELVGYEVEIVEAIAEQMGLSTRFVQNGWDNLIPGLERHLYDVSIDGLEITPEHSDVVDFSIPYYVTHLQIAVRRDNFDITDLESCKGRVVGTLKQSYSQYVLDSLEGVEVRTYADEINAYTDLVNGRLDATLFDAPIALYYGGPMREVKFVGPEIGRIEYGIAVRKGEEELLSQVNQAIMSLRDDGTIRFILERWNLWNSLSAEEFQDLGPVKATPDRYNRWIESHRPGATWKDTARRYVSFMPKLGRAAITTIEVSLAAMVLAVVLGLCLAIVRVFGPAPLAVLSTWYVEIIRGTPVLIQLFFIFYGLPNVGIKLDPFTAGVIGLGLNYAAYEAEIYRAGLMAVPAGQMEAALGLGMTRRESLRHVVVPQAVRMVLPPVTNDFISLLKDSSLVSVITLVDLTKAYGQIATTYYDYFGTGLIVAAIYFLLGYPFIRLARWTEAKLEASLIPDRVRRQRKSGLGMRLF, translated from the coding sequence ATGTCCCGCTTACTGTCGGTCTTTTGTGCGTTCTTTTTCTCTTTTTTACCGGTTACCGGAGCTCTCGCCTCCAATACTATGTCTCCCGGCGTCCTGACCTGGGGAGGCGATACGGAGGGCGGAGCTCCTTACATGTTCCACCATGCTGACGATATAGGTGAACTCGTCGGCTACGAGGTGGAGATAGTCGAGGCTATAGCGGAACAGATGGGGCTTTCCACCAGATTCGTCCAGAACGGATGGGACAATCTCATCCCTGGTTTGGAAAGACATCTGTACGACGTATCCATAGACGGACTGGAGATCACGCCGGAACACAGTGATGTGGTCGATTTCTCGATCCCTTATTACGTCACACATCTTCAGATAGCTGTGAGAAGGGATAATTTCGACATCACCGATCTCGAATCCTGCAAGGGCAGGGTGGTAGGGACGTTGAAGCAGTCTTACTCTCAGTACGTTCTGGATTCTTTGGAAGGAGTGGAGGTCCGTACCTACGCCGACGAGATAAACGCCTATACCGATCTCGTCAACGGAAGGCTGGACGCCACCCTTTTCGATGCCCCTATCGCTCTCTATTACGGAGGTCCTATGAGAGAGGTCAAATTCGTAGGTCCGGAGATAGGCAGAATCGAGTACGGAATAGCGGTGCGCAAAGGCGAAGAGGAGCTTTTGAGCCAGGTGAATCAGGCTATAATGTCCCTCAGGGACGACGGCACTATCCGCTTTATCCTGGAGAGGTGGAACCTGTGGAATTCCCTGTCAGCAGAGGAGTTTCAGGATCTAGGGCCGGTCAAGGCGACTCCGGACAGATACAACAGATGGATTGAGAGCCATAGGCCCGGTGCCACATGGAAGGATACGGCTCGAAGATATGTTTCCTTCATGCCCAAGCTCGGAAGAGCTGCTATCACTACGATAGAGGTGTCGCTGGCCGCGATGGTATTGGCTGTGGTCCTCGGATTGTGCCTCGCCATAGTCAGGGTGTTCGGTCCCGCGCCCTTGGCGGTGTTGTCGACGTGGTATGTGGAGATCATAAGAGGGACGCCCGTCTTGATTCAGCTTTTCTTCATTTTCTACGGTCTCCCAAACGTGGGCATAAAGCTCGATCCCTTCACCGCCGGGGTGATAGGCTTAGGGTTAAACTACGCCGCCTACGAGGCCGAGATATACAGGGCGGGATTGATGGCGGTTCCAGCCGGTCAGATGGAGGCGGCCTTGGGACTGGGAATGACCAGGAGAGAGTCCCTGCGTCACGTCGTGGTTCCTCAGGCGGTCAGGATGGTGTTGCCTCCTGTGACCAACGATTTTATATCGCTTTTGAAGGATTCCTCGCTGGTCTCCGTCATAACTTTGGTGGATCTAACCAAAGCTTACGGACAGATAGCTACGACCTACTACGATTATTTCGGAACTGGGTTGATCGTGGCGGCGATTTATTTTCTTCTGGGATATCCCTTCATCCGACTGGCTCGTTGGACCGAAGCAAAACTGGAGGCCTCTCTGATACCCGATAGGGTCCGCCGTCAGAGAAAAAGCGGTTTGGGAATGAGGCTTTTTTGA